Within Maridesulfovibrio zosterae DSM 11974, the genomic segment GGGATTCAAATTCAGTCAGATCTGTCGATACCGGACAGACAGCTAGATCAACGGATGTGAAGTGTCCATTGGTTTTAACTTGCAAAGCTGGATTGCGTGTTGTTTCATTTGATGTCCGGGTTTTGTGCAAAGCTATACTCAATTGCCTGCGCAATCCCTCCCGTGCCATTTTAAGGATGTTGTTGACTCCGGCTACGCCTTGCGCAGGCTCTAAATACTGACCAGTACGGCCATGAAGATAGAGAATATCGCCATGAGCATTGACCAGCACACCTGCTGGAGCAAATTGTTGCAGTAGCGTCTGTTCGGTAAGTTCCCGTAATGGCTGTTGCACAGGACTGATCTCTTTTATGGATATACGTCGATAGGGTGATGGCTCAACCGGCAGCATGGGAGATAAAAAACGGCCAATGGTCGAAGGTATTCTGCCATTAAGGTCTTCCTTGCGCAGGTAAAGCTTTGATTTTCGATCTATAACTGAGAACAGATCGCTAAAATCACCCACGGTTTCCGATGTGCCCAAAAAGAGAACTCCTCCCGGACGCAATGCGTAATGGAAGAGTGGAATGAGTTTTTTTTGTAACTCCCCTCCCATGTATATGAGTAGATTGCGACAGGCGATACAGTCCAGCTTAGAAAATGGAGGGTCTTTGATCACGTCCTGTTCAGAAAAAATCAGCATATCGCGGATATTTTTATGGATCCGGTAGACGCTTCCATCGTTCTCAATAGTAAAAAAACGTGCGATTCTCTCCGGCGTAACATCGGTGAGTATGCTTGCTGGATAAAGTCCGCTACGGGCTGTGGCTATTGCCTGACTGTCAATGTCGGTGGCAAAAATATGTACCTTAAAGTGCTGTTTGGTCGCTTCCATATACTCTTGCAGGAGGATTGCAATGGAGTATGCTTCTTCCCCGGTAGAACATCCCGTCGACCAAACTCGGATTGAAGAATCCACTGATTTGCCGGCAAATATTTTAGGAATAACCTGTTCCTCAAGTACCTTGAAGACCGCGGGGTCCCTGAAAAAACTAGTTACGCCAATTAGTAAATCGCGAAAAAGCGCTTCAACTTCTACAGGAGTCTGCTGCAAATACTGAATATACGCATCCATCATGTCGATCTGATGAATGGCCATGCGCCTTTCGATGCGGCGATGTATGGTACTTGGTTTGTACATGGAAAAATCATGCCCCATCTGGGATCGTAGCAGGATGCATATTTTTTGTAATGAGTTTTCACTTATAGATTTCGGCTTAGCTGTCGTCTGAAGTGTCGATCCATATATTTTAGATACATAGGCTATGATATGTGATGCCATCTCAGGGGGTGACAGTTCGTAATCCACCAAACCTGTAGCAATTGCGCTGCGCGGCATACCATCGTACTCGCAGGAGTCGGGAGTTTGGGCAATAACCATGCCTCCTTCGCCTTTAATGGACCGCACACCCAGGGTGCCGTCGCTACCGGTTCCTGAGAGCACTATACCTATTGCTGCCTCATGCTGGCTCTGAGCCAGAGAGCGGAAGAAAAAATCAATGGGCAGTCGTTGCCCACGGGGGGCGACAGGCTTAATTAATTGAAGTCTACCATTCAGAAAAGACATATCGCGATCTGGGGGAATAATGTAAGCACAGTTGGGCAAGACTTCCATCCCATCCTCGACTTCGAAGACCCGCATACGGGTATAGCGCCGAATGAGTTCAGTAAGCAGGCTCTTGTGGTCAGGGGCAAGATGCTGCACCAGAACAAATGCCATTCCAGGATCGACATCTGCAGGCATACCTGAAAAAAAAGCTTCGAAAGCAGCCAAGCCTCCAGCTGAGGCACCAATTCCCACAATGGGTAAAATCGTTTCGTGCCCCTGCTTGGAATCACTTTTTATTTCGTCAACCGATACAGGCAGATCTTTCTGAGCCCGAGGATTTTGTGTATTTTTTTTCTTTGTCATGAGGATACCTTTATTTGCAGCTATATTATATATCAAGCTATTGCCTTGTAAGATGAAAGTGAGCCAGGCACCTTTAATGCTGACAAATTGAAACTTTATTAACTAATAAATTAATAAATTCTAAAATTTAGCAACTGGAATACCGCCACAGCTTGAGGTGATTTTTAACGCCGGGTCAGAGGAAATGGAAGGAATTTTTCAACAAGTCAGATCGTCGTGACCAGTTTACGCATGCAGGGGACGATAATGCCTATTAACTTAGCACATATTACCCTGCGAAAAAAGAATTATCTCCATTAGTTATTTTATGCCAATTGCCAGGATTTCCTCGCTTAAAAATTATTTCATTTAAAGTACATGAAAAGCATCAACTGGCCATTGCAAACCTACATGTGTTGGGACATGATTTAATCAGAATATCTCCAATATTTTGCAATACCGCAAGTGACGTAACTCAAGTAGTTGAAGCAACAAAACAGGACTACTTGTCTTGCTTCTTAGATTCTTTCATTCCAGCCTTGCGGGCTTCAAATATCCCTTTATCAATAGGATAAACAATACATTCCCCATTTACCTTCCCTTTAAATGCGGCACATGCCTCTTTTGCTTTAGCTTTATCGGGAAAAGTTCCAAGAATAACTGCATACCATAGCCTGCTTTTCTTATCATAAAGAGGAACCACACTTGCCTTTATTCCCTCATTTTTCAGATTAGCAACCTCAGTCCCAGCAGATCGCGGGGTGAGAAATGACCCAACCTGCGCCAGCCAAAGTGGAATTCCTGCTTTTCCCGGAACAAGAGCCGCTTTATCAATCGGCACAATTGAGGCTGCTATTTTACCCTGCTGTTGAAGACGTTTTGCCTCGGCACTGGCTGTTGCCATATCTGTAAAATTTCCAGTCCACACAACATAGACTGGCGGAGATTTTTCCTGAATATGTACTTCCGCTTTAAATCCCAGTCCGGCTACTCGTGCAGCCTCTTTTTCTGCAGAATTCAGGCTGAGATATGATCCAACCTGCAAGGTCAATACATTAGAATTTGTTACTGAGGAACCGTTTGTTGCGACGGTGTTACTGGTCTTTCTTCTTGGATAGACAATGGCAGGCAATGCTGTGGAGTTGACTATGTACTGTGGTGGTGATGCAACCTGCCCCTTCACTTGAGATTTAGTTGCATTCGAAGCAGACCCCATATTTTCGGATATAAGCATTCCTGCAAACAAAACAGCTCCGAGCAGAGATAAAATAAACCCTGTTATGGCTACATAAAGAAGAACTTTCATTTTGGTCTTAACCATAATATTTCCTCTATGGAACGGTTGTAGTAAACTGTCCGGCACTGACGATTGATATACTACCCGCCCACATACACATAAGGGTTGAACTGTTATTCAAAGCAGGCATTTTCCCGAGTAGAACCGTTGGCGAACCGGTAATCCACGGAGCAACGAGACTCGGGATGCAGGGCATCGGAGTCAGTACGCCTAAGGCCGCAGCCGTGGCGGAAGCAACTGTGGGATTGGCCAGCGAAGTACACATAGCAAATCCCGGCACATTCACCATAGGAATATAATCCATGATATTTGCCGCCGGAGTAGAACACATAACTCTGTTCATAGGCATGACCACCAAGGAGCATGGCGCGACTCCGAATGAACACTGGAGCATAGCCCCTGAAACAACCAGTTGTGACATGCCTACTTGCCCCCGAAGATTGCCTGATGCCAGGATTTCTTCTTGGTCGAAAGTTCGTCAATAAGCTTTTGTGACAGAACGTTTCCTTTCTCGTACTGTACTTGCCTTTCCAGTTCTCCGGATTCCGAAAAAGTTAAAGACTCGCCATGTTTCAACCCTTCTACCCAATGTGTTTTTTCACGTATTGTACCGGAAGAAAAAAGTTGTTCAGCTGATCCATGCAACATTCCATTCTGATAGTTCAACCGTTGCATCAGTTCACCCTGCTCCCCGTAAACAAGTGATTCTCCTTCTTGCTTTCCATGCAGAAGGGTCGTTTTCGCCGCCAACTGTCCATTAGGATGCCATACCTGCATGATACCATTTGGCTCGTTATTTACATAGTTCATAAGAATATGAGGCCGCTGGTGTTCAAAAGTACGAAGTTCGCCATTGAGCTTTCCATTTTGCATATTCGAAACCTGCACAAGATGCCCATCCTCATCAAACCGCCGCACTTCTCCTTCTACTACGCCATGTTGATATTCCATCTGTTGCACTATACGCCCCTCGGAATTGAACATATGTCCTGTCCCGTGCGGCTTGCCATCTTTCAAAGGAACCCTGAACAGGATATTTCCCTGATCGTCACGCTGTACGTAATCATTATCCTCATTCATACTGCGCTCCCTGCACGAAGCTGCATAATTTCGAATCATATCAATTCACTAATTTATACTGACCATACCGCCTTTAACTGTCAGTGCACCTCCTCCGTCAACCTCGCCCGAAGCATCTCCTTTAACTGAAAAACTGAGCCCTTGTACTGTGATGGATGTAGAGGCCTTATGTGTTGCGCTCATACCGGCTTCAGTATTCAGGTCCTGCCCCCCTTTCACCGTCACATTCTGCCCTGCTTTTATGGTAACATTGCCGTCAGATGAGATGGTGATGTCGCCAGTTACTTTCAAGGTCATGGCTCCCTTAACAGTGAGATTGTAGTCACCATCAACAGTTGCT encodes:
- a CDS encoding chemotaxis protein CheB codes for the protein MTKKKNTQNPRAQKDLPVSVDEIKSDSKQGHETILPIVGIGASAGGLAAFEAFFSGMPADVDPGMAFVLVQHLAPDHKSLLTELIRRYTRMRVFEVEDGMEVLPNCAYIIPPDRDMSFLNGRLQLIKPVAPRGQRLPIDFFFRSLAQSQHEAAIGIVLSGTGSDGTLGVRSIKGEGGMVIAQTPDSCEYDGMPRSAIATGLVDYELSPPEMASHIIAYVSKIYGSTLQTTAKPKSISENSLQKICILLRSQMGHDFSMYKPSTIHRRIERRMAIHQIDMMDAYIQYLQQTPVEVEALFRDLLIGVTSFFRDPAVFKVLEEQVIPKIFAGKSVDSSIRVWSTGCSTGEEAYSIAILLQEYMEATKQHFKVHIFATDIDSQAIATARSGLYPASILTDVTPERIARFFTIENDGSVYRIHKNIRDMLIFSEQDVIKDPPFSKLDCIACRNLLIYMGGELQKKLIPLFHYALRPGGVLFLGTSETVGDFSDLFSVIDRKSKLYLRKEDLNGRIPSTIGRFLSPMLPVEPSPYRRISIKEISPVQQPLRELTEQTLLQQFAPAGVLVNAHGDILYLHGRTGQYLEPAQGVAGVNNILKMAREGLRRQLSIALHKTRTSNETTRNPALQVKTNGHFTSVDLAVCPVSTDLTEFESPLYLVILKPTSQFDCELVQKNDLLGLGKVVDGADEGDDMDVATLRHELLAKDEYLQSTIEELETSNEELKSSNEEMQSINEELQSSNEELETSKEELQSVNEELATVNTELQNKLTDLSHANNDMSNLLSGTGIATIFVDNRLCIMRFTPAATRIINLIPVDIGRPVGHIVSKMVGYDSLVTDVQSVLETLLPKELEVQTAEEKWYTMRIQPYRTLENVIEGVVITFVDITEMKKSHVLLQEAYDQLRLAVIVRDSQDAIIVLNTDGDILEWNPSAQRIFGWTEEEALTLRLQDMLPEDIQSQELENIRLVAAGDVPVPYKTRRMNKDGQVLTVWLTASLLADDAGHVYAMAVTHRITMKRDNT
- a CDS encoding SPOR domain-containing protein, yielding MVKTKMKVLLYVAITGFILSLLGAVLFAGMLISENMGSASNATKSQVKGQVASPPQYIVNSTALPAIVYPRRKTSNTVATNGSSVTNSNVLTLQVGSYLSLNSAEKEAARVAGLGFKAEVHIQEKSPPVYVVWTGNFTDMATASAEAKRLQQQGKIAASIVPIDKAALVPGKAGIPLWLAQVGSFLTPRSAGTEVANLKNEGIKASVVPLYDKKSRLWYAVILGTFPDKAKAKEACAAFKGKVNGECIVYPIDKGIFEARKAGMKESKKQDK
- a CDS encoding DUF4280 domain-containing protein gives rise to the protein MSQLVVSGAMLQCSFGVAPCSLVVMPMNRVMCSTPAANIMDYIPMVNVPGFAMCTSLANPTVASATAAALGVLTPMPCIPSLVAPWITGSPTVLLGKMPALNNSSTLMCMWAGSISIVSAGQFTTTVP
- a CDS encoding toxin-antitoxin system YwqK family antitoxin, with product MNEDNDYVQRDDQGNILFRVPLKDGKPHGTGHMFNSEGRIVQQMEYQHGVVEGEVRRFDEDGHLVQVSNMQNGKLNGELRTFEHQRPHILMNYVNNEPNGIMQVWHPNGQLAAKTTLLHGKQEGESLVYGEQGELMQRLNYQNGMLHGSAEQLFSSGTIREKTHWVEGLKHGESLTFSESGELERQVQYEKGNVLSQKLIDELSTKKKSWHQAIFGGK